A genomic window from Geminocystis sp. M7585_C2015_104 includes:
- a CDS encoding VWA domain-containing protein, translating to TSESKNKGIAYISGLKAHGGTSLYDRALFARNWLRQNVKPNAINAVVILSDGDDTTSKITLEELEKQL from the coding sequence GCACATCAGAAAGCAAAAATAAGGGGATTGCCTATATTAGTGGTTTGAAGGCACATGGGGGTACTAGTCTATATGATAGGGCCCTGTTTGCCAGAAACTGGTTGCGCCAAAATGTTAAACCCAATGCCATCAATGCCGTTGTTATTCTCAGTGACGGCGATGATACCACTAGCAAGATAACTCTGGAGGAGTTGGAAAAACAACTATAA